TTCGGCTGGCTGAACGACTACCTCGGCTGGACCGGCGTCTTCTCCTGGCAGGGCGGCGCCGCGCGCTCCATGCTCACCGTGGGCATCCTGCTCGCGATCATGATCCTGCCGATCATCACCAACGTGAGCCGCGAGGTCTTCCGCCAGGTCCCGCAGATGCACGAGGAGGCCGCCCTGGCGCTCGGCGCCACCCGCTGGGAAGTGATCCGCATGGCGGTCATCCCCTTCGGCCGCTCCGGTGTCATCTCCGCCTCGATGCTCGGCCTCGGCCGCGCCCTCGGCGAGACGATGGCCGTCGCCACCGTGCTCTCGCCCGACTTCCTGATCCACACCAGCCTGCTCGACCCGGGCGGCGGCACCTTCGCCCAGAACATCGCCAGCAAGTTCAGCGAGGCCACCGAGTTCGGCCGTGACGCGCTGATCGCCTCCGGTCTGGTCCTGTTCGTCATCACCCTGCTGGTCAACGGCGCGGCCCGCGCGATCATCGCCCGCCGCAAGGAGTACTCGGGGGCCAACGCATGAGCACCGCACCCTCCCTCGCCGCCAAGCGCCCCAGTACCTTGCGCGGCGGACATCTGCCCAAGTGGGCTCCGTGGGCCATCGCCGCCGGATCCATCGCCCTCGGCATCGGCGTCAGCGCCGCCGCCGGCCTGCACAGCAGCATCCAGTGGGCGCTGATCGCCGCGCTCCTGCACGTCCTCGGTACGTACGTCATCGCGGCCCGGGTCGAGAACCGCCGCCAGGCCAAGGACCGCGTGGTCACCTCGCTGGTGTGGGTCGCGTTCCTGCTCGCCGTGGTACCGCTGGCCTCGCTGGTGTGGTCGACCGTCCAACGCGGCACGAAGGTCCTCGACGTCTACTTCCTGACCCACTCGATGGGCGTGGTCGCCGACTCGGAGACGGGTGGCGGCATTTACCACGCCATCCTCGGCACCCTGGAGCAGGTCGGGCTCGCCACGCTGATCGCCGCGCCGGTCGGCGTGCTCACCGCGATCTACCTGGTGGAGTACGGGCGCGGCAATCTCGCTCGGGCCGTCACCTTCTTCGTCGACGTCATGACCGGCATCCCGTCGATCGTCGCCGGCCTGTTCATCCTCAGCCTCATGCTGATCTTCGAGATGCAGCCCTTCGGCTTCGCCGGCTCGCTGGCCCTGGCGATCCTGATGATGCCGGTCGTCGTCCGCTCCACGGAGGAGATGCTCAAGCTCGTCCCGAACGAGCTGCGCGAAGCCTCCCTCGCGCTCGGCGTGCCCAAGTGGCGCACCATCCTGAAGGTGGTCCTGCCGACCTCGCTCGGCGGCATCACCACCGGCATCATGCTGTCCATCGCCCGCATCGCCGGTGAGACCGCGCCCGTGCTGCTGCTGGTGTTCGGCAGCAAGTTCATCAACGCCAACCCCTTCGAGGGCGCACAGGCGTCGCTCCCGCTGTACATCTACCAGCAGTACGGATCGGGCGAGGTCACGGCGTACGACCGTGCCTGGGCGGCGTCGCTCACCCTGATCGCCTTCGTGATGATCCTGAACCTGGTGGCCCGCGGGATCGCCCGCTGGAAGTCCCCGAAGACCGGTCGCTGACGCGGCCACAGCGACTGATCTGACTGTCTGGAAGTGAAGCAATCATGGCCAAGCGAATCGACGTAAGCGGACTGACCGCCTACTACGGCTCCCACAAGGCGATCGAGGACATCTCGATGACCGTCGAGCCGCGCTCGGTGACG
This region of Streptomyces caelestis genomic DNA includes:
- the pstA gene encoding phosphate ABC transporter permease PstA; the encoded protein is MSTAPSLAAKRPSTLRGGHLPKWAPWAIAAGSIALGIGVSAAAGLHSSIQWALIAALLHVLGTYVIAARVENRRQAKDRVVTSLVWVAFLLAVVPLASLVWSTVQRGTKVLDVYFLTHSMGVVADSETGGGIYHAILGTLEQVGLATLIAAPVGVLTAIYLVEYGRGNLARAVTFFVDVMTGIPSIVAGLFILSLMLIFEMQPFGFAGSLALAILMMPVVVRSTEEMLKLVPNELREASLALGVPKWRTILKVVLPTSLGGITTGIMLSIARIAGETAPVLLLVFGSKFINANPFEGAQASLPLYIYQQYGSGEVTAYDRAWAASLTLIAFVMILNLVARGIARWKSPKTGR
- the pstC gene encoding phosphate ABC transporter permease subunit PstC; this encodes MDTTQIADAPPPTQPTTAEQKRAARGATRPGDRIFLGLSRGSGILLLVIMAAIAGFLTYRAVLAISKDDGNFLTTFEWNTGVNPPVFGIAVLAYGTIVSSIIAMVIAVPVSVAIALFLTHYAPRRLRGPIAYVIDLLAAVPSIVYGLWGALVLVPHMNGLFGWLNDYLGWTGVFSWQGGAARSMLTVGILLAIMILPIITNVSREVFRQVPQMHEEAALALGATRWEVIRMAVIPFGRSGVISASMLGLGRALGETMAVATVLSPDFLIHTSLLDPGGGTFAQNIASKFSEATEFGRDALIASGLVLFVITLLVNGAARAIIARRKEYSGANA